The genomic region ACGCAAGCGTCGGGGTATGTTGTTCTCATAAGGTGGTTGCAGTCGGCTTTAATACCCTTTATTACGACGCAAGCGTCGGGGTATTAAACCCTCCGCACGAATAAAATCATTTTTTATGTGATAGAATTTCATAAATTTCTCAAAAAAAAGGAGCCATTTCCGGCTCCTTTATAAAAACGTGCGTTTTTAGGTTTTCACTTTATGGCAGAAACTCGCCGCTTTTTTAGCATTTCACTTATTATGGTAGAAATTCACCGCTTTTTTAGGGCTTCACAAATGTGGTAGAAGCTCACCATATCTTTAATATAACAGGAATTATAATGACCGTCAAGATAATATATTTTCATCAATCAGGAATGTGGAGTTTCAAATACATAGTCGCGGTGCAGGCGGTCAATGAAGTGCTTCATTAAATACTCGCCGCCTTCGACTGTGTAGTGGATACCGTCGCCCTGTATAAGTGGTATCCATGCGCTGTCTTTAGGTTTAATTGCGCCGATGTATCCCGTTCCATATTGCTCGACAAGACCTTTAAGCGAAATCCTTACCAGCTTTTTGGAATCGTATTCTTCGGCGACGGAATCGTGTACTGCATTTAGGTATTGCATCTTTTCGTTATATGCAGCGCTCCGCACAACCGGTAAGCCGAGCCAGTACAGCCGCGGAACGGAAGCGAGCGCAGTGTCGAGATGTACTTTTACCATTTTACGATACACCTCTTCCCATTCGGGCGAGCCTGCCGTAAGAATGATGCCGCCGGTTGTCCACATATCCTGATAGTCATTCATACCTAAGAAAATAACAGCCGCATCAAAACGTTCCCCATCTTTTTGATCGGCAAAAATAGCTTCAAGTTTTTGCGGCCAGTTATAGTAATCGGATCGGAGAAAGCCGGAAGAAGGAACGCTTAATTCCCGTACGGCAATAGAGGTATCGGAGCCGAGCGCACGGGTCATACCGGCAGCGATACTGCGCATCTGAGAATCTCCGAAAAAGAATAGCCGCAAGGGCATCCGCGCGGAATGGACAACCGGTAGTGCGACATTGCGGAGCATCGCTTTAGAAACCTGCCCCACCAATTCTGCAGGCAGCCCGCTACCGCCTAAATTATCCGAAAAGCCGGGGATTGTTTCGGTGTACCCCTGTTCTCCGGTTACCGCGTAAAAAGCGGCGACCTCGCTGTCGTACACCCCTTGGCGGTAAAAGAACGTATCCCATTCGCCGCGCTCCGCTAACCCCGCCGTCCGTATAAACACATTCCTCAATACGGGGATAACGGCAGCAACGGGAGATGATTCGGTCACGGAAACAATCG from Treponema vincentii harbors:
- a CDS encoding DUF459 domain-containing protein — encoded protein: MSENSQRGKSAQYERQEYDNRQGQKSGQGRNGRYSPNQCFFFVVLTLLILIPFLGQRLAHPVQNIKRASLKNIYSALTAPIVSVTESSPVAAVIPVLRNVFIRTAGLAERGEWDTFFYRQGVYDSEVAAFYAVTGEQGYTETIPGFSDNLGGSGLPAELVGQVSKAMLRNVALPVVHSARMPLRLFFFGDSQMRSIAAGMTRALGSDTSIAVRELSVPSSGFLRSDYYNWPQKLEAIFADQKDGERFDAAVIFLGMNDYQDMWTTGGIILTAGSPEWEEVYRKMVKVHLDTALASVPRLYWLGLPVVRSAAYNEKMQYLNAVHDSVAEEYDSKKLVRISLKGLVEQYGTGYIGAIKPKDSAWIPLIQGDGIHYTVEGGEYLMKHFIDRLHRDYVFETPHS